The following DNA comes from Candidatus Binatia bacterium.
ATCGCCGCAGCCGTAGTTGCGCTCGCCCTTGCCGGTTGCGCCAAGCCGCCGCCGCTGGTTACGCGGCCGGCCTCGCCTCCGGCATCCGTCGTGTTCGAGCATCCGTCCGTGTTCGACGTCACGACGGGAACGCAGACGGCCGACCAGGACGTGCTCGTCACCGGCACGACCATCACCGCGATCGGAGCCAGCGGGAGCCTGGCGGTTCCTGCGGGAAGCCAGCACGTCGACGGTCGCGGCGCGACGCTGGTGCCCGGCCTCGTCGACAGCCACGGCCACGTCGCGAACAGTCCTGCACCGCCGTGGCTGCGCGAGTTTCCCGACGCCGATCGCAATCTTCAGTCGTTTCTCTACTGCGGCGTCACGACCGTGCTCGATCCTGCGGATCTCGAGCCGGACGCGTTCCAGCGCCGCGAAGGCGTCGCTTCGGGAAAACTTCTCGGCCCGACGATCTTCGCGGCCGGCCCGATGCTCACTGCCGTCGGCGGACATCCGATTCCCGTCGTCGACGCGATCGCGCCGTGGTGGTTGCGCTGGTACGTGAAGCGACACGCGGTGCGACCGCTGGCTTCCACCGACGACGTTCGCAAGGCGATTGACGAGCTTGCGGCCGACCGCGCCGACTTCGTCAAGCTCGCGATCGATGCGATTCCCGACGGGGCGCCGGAGCTGGCCGCTCCTCTTGCAGCCGCCGTCGTGCGCATGGCCCATGAGAAAGGCCTTCGCGTCGTCGCGCACGTCGGCAGCCTCGCCGACGCGCTCGAGGCCGGCAATGCCGGCGTCGATGCCTTCATGCACATGGTCTACCGCGAGCCGCTCGACGAGGAATCGGCGGCCAAGATCGCCGCGTTCGGCAAGCCGGTCGTGCCGACGATGGGAGTCTTCGAGAGCTATGCGCTGACCGGCACCCCGCGCGTGCCGACCCCTCTCGAGCGCGAAACGGCCGATGCACGGATACTCGCGTCTTTCGACAAGATTCCGCCCGGCGCGATCTCTCCGGAGTTCGAGAAATACTTCGGCGAGCTGAAGCAGAACCGCCAGGCGTGGCGCAAAAACGTGCTTCTGATGCACCAGAAGGGCATCACGCTGCTGGCGGGCAGCGATGCCCAGTCCGGAGTCTTTCCCGGCCCCGGGCTGCACCGCGAGCTTGCGCTGCTGGTCGAAGGCGGCCTGACTGCCGCCGAGGCACTGCGCGCCGCCACGTGGGATCCGGCCCGCTTCATCGAAAAGACCGAGGATCCGTCCTTCGGCCGCGTCGCCGTGGGCAAGAAAGCCGACCTCCTGCTCGTGGACGGCGATCCGGGCCGCGACGTCGCAGCGCTCTCGAAGATCCGCGCCGTCATGAAAAGCGGCGTCGTGATCGAACGCCATGCGGTCGCCGGCAACTGAGCTTCGCCGGGCGCCGCTCCGCATCGCGCCGCGTTGAAGCGATCGCGAGCCACCGCTAGGTTCCGCGATCTTCACGCGATCTTTGCGCCAGCTTCGCGCTATTTTGGCGCTATCCTGGCGCTATCTTAGTTGGAAGAGGAACCCAGCAATGGCCCGCATCAACGACAACTATCTCAAGCTCGCCGCCGGTTACCTGTTCCCCGAGATCGGCCGGCGGGTGCGCACTTTTCAGGACGCCAATCCCACGGCCCCGATCATCCGCCTCGGCATCGGCGACGTCGTGCTGCCGCTGCCGAAGTCGATCTGCGACGCGATGCACGCCGCAGTCGACGAAATGCAGACCACCTCCGGTTTTCGCGGTTACGGTCCCGAGCAGGGCTACGACTTCCTGCGCGAGGCGATCGCCGAGAACGAATTTCGCAGTCGCGGCGCCGCGATCGATGCCGATGAGATCTTCATCTCCGACGGCTCCAAGTGCGACAGCGGCAACATCCAGGAAATTTTCGCGGCCGATGCGAGGATTGCGGTCACCGATCCGGTTTATCCGGTTTACGTCGACACGAACGTGATGGCGGGCCGCACCGGCAAGGCCGATGCAAGCGGGCGCTATGAGGGCCTCGTCTATCTTCCGTGTACGGCCGACAACGGCTTCCTGCCCGAGCCGCCCAAGCAGAAGGTCGATCTCGTCTATCTCTGCTTTCCGAACAACCCGACCGGCGCCGTCGCGCGGCGCGCCGACCTCGAACGCTGGGTCGAATGGGCACGCAGCAATGATGCGATCCTGCTCTTCGACGCTGCCTACGAGGCATTCATCACCGGATCGGACTTCCCGCATTCGATCTATGAGATCGACGGTGCGCGCGAGGTTGCCATCGAGTTCCGAAGTTATTCGAAGACCGCGGGCTTCACCGGAACTCGCTGCGCATTCGTCGTCGTGCCGAGGACGCTGGCGGGAGTCGCCGCCGACGGAAGCCGCGTCGACCTGCATCGCCTGTGGAACCGGCGTCACACGACAAAGTTCAACGGCGTGTCGTACCCGATCCAGCGCGGCGCGGCCGCAGTCTACAGCGACGCCGGCCGTCGCGAGGTGCGCGCGAACATCGACTACTACATGGCCAACGCGCGGGTGATCCGCGAAGGCCTCGGCGCGGCCGGGCTCGATTGCTACGGCGGCGTCAACGCGCCGTACGTCTGGGTGAGAACGCCGCGCGGAATAGGGTCGTGGGAGTTCTTCGACCTTCTGCTCACGCGTGCGCACGTGGTCGGGACGCCCGGCGCCGGGTTCGGAGCCTGCGGCGAAGGGTACTTCCGGTTGTCGGCGTTCGGACTTGCCGACCAGGTTCGCGAAGCCGTCGAGCGAGTGAGGCGAGCGGTCGCCTAGACGCCAGTCGGTCGCATAGACGCCAGTCGATCGGATAGACGCCCGCCCGCTCAGTGGGTGAAGCCTTCGTCGATTGCCGGTGCCCCGAGCGATGCGCGCTGACCGCCGTCGGCGATGAGACACGTCCCGGTTACGAAGGACGCATCGTCGCTGACGAGAAACAGCGCAGCGCGCGCGATTTCCGCGGGCTGGCCAAAACGGCCGAGCGGGATCAGCCGATCCATCGCGCGACGCGAAGCCTCGGTCGGAAATGCCGCCAGCGTTCCCGGCGTCGCGATGCAACCGGGAGCGAGCGAATTGACGCGTACGTTGCCGGCGGCCCCTTCGATGGCAGCAACCCTCGTGAAACTTTCGAGCGCAGCCTTGGCGGAGCTGTAGCCGGCCAGCGCCGCAAGCGCAGCGTGCCCCGCTGTCGAAGAAATGTTCAGAATGGCCCCCCCGCCGGCCGCGGCCATCAGCGGCAGTGCGGCGCGCGTCGCGAAGAACACCGCGTCGAGCGCAACGCTGAAGCTGTCCTTCCACGCGGCGGTCGTCATCGACTCGATCGGCGATGCACTCATGCGAAACGCGTTGTTGACCAGGATGTCGAGGCGGCCTCGTGCGGCGACGTCGCGAATCAGCGCCGTCAGCGCCGCTTCGTCGGTGACGTCGCAGACGCGACTCTCCGTGCTGCCGCCCGCCGCGCGGATCTCCGCACCCGTCTCCAGCAGCGGCCCTTCGCGATCGCCGCAGACGACGACGTGCGCGCCTTCGCCGGCGAACAGTTTTGCCATCGCCGCGCCGATTCCGCTGCCGGAACCGGTGATGAGTGCGGTTTTTCCGTCGAGCCTTCCCATGCAACCTCGCAGTGGCGGCGCCGAGAGCACGGGCGCCGCCGGCCGGCGAGACTGTGCGCGGGACGGCTGCGACGCAAGCGGCCAGGTTTTTCACACGCGGGGCCGTCTGCTCTGATTGGCGGCACCGATCTGCAGCTTACCAGGAGGTCCCCGCATGATCCGCATCGTCACCCGTCTCTGCGTCGCACCGAAAAACCGGCGCAGGGTGGCCGAGAACGCCGTCGAGCTGGTGCGCCTGTTCGAGAAGCACGGGCTTCGCAGCGAAGGCGTGTTCGAGAACTTCACCGAGAGCGAGATCGTGCACCTGTGGTCGGCGGCCGACATGGCGGCCTACGACGCCGCGACGGTCAGCCTTCGCGGAGATCCGGAATTCCTCGCGTTCGCGGCAGCCGCCGCCGAGCCGATCGTCAGCGAGCGCAAGGAATACTGGCGCGCAATCTCAATGACGCGGGGATGACTCGCGTGTAATGGGGTCAGGCACCACAGGAATAGGGTCAGGCACCAGCCGAATGGGGTCAGGCACTATTCCTCTGGTGCCTGACCCCATTACAGATGGCGCATGTTCCCAGCTACCAGCGGTTCCAGTGGACGACGTCGGCAAGGGGGCGGCGCCGTACCGGGCCGAATGGTTTTTCGGGCCAGCCGAGCGGAATTGTCACCGCGATATGCGCGTCTTCCGGCAGCGCCAGCAGGTTTCGGACCGCCTTCTCGCACGTCATGTGCCAGGTGGTGAACGTGGCTCCGAGCCCGACGCCCCTTGCCGCCAGCAGCAGGTTCTGGGCGGCCGGGTAGACGGCGGCCCCGATCCAGTCCTTGCTCGGCGCCGCCGGCGGATAGACGGGGCGGCCGCAGACGAGGATCCACACAGGGACGTCGCCAGCGTGCTCGACGAGGTGATGGGCCGAGGCCAGAAGCCGCCGCCGCGCGGGATCTCCGTCGGTCGGCACCGGTGGAAGCAGGGGCCTCACCCCATCGCTCAGCATGGTGCCCAAGCGGTGCCGGACAGGGTCCTCGCGCACGACGACGAAATCCCACCCCTGGCTGTTCCCGGGGCTCGGCGCGCAGGTCGCAGCCTCGAGCACGGTAGCCAGCAACTGGTCGGGGATCGGGTCGGGCCGCAGGTGGCGCATCGCCCGACAGGTGCGTATTGCTTCGAGAACATCCACTGGTTGCTCCGCCGGGCGGCGTCGAATAATGAATCCGGACACAGACTGCGGCAACTGCCTCGCCATGGCCGCCGGACTGCGCAACGTACTTCCGATGCGCGGCACCGCGCCCCCTCACCGATGCAGTACCCGGCCGCCGGCAGCATCGACCCAACAGGAGATCTCATGAAGAAGACCGTTTTGGTTGCCGCCCTATGTTCGCTGTCTTTCGCTGCGTGCTTCGGCAGCGCTCCCGCCCTGAAGGCGCCGAAGATCACCGAAGCCCGCGCAACCATGGCCAAGATCGGAGGCCGCCCGCTGCCCGTCTTCGAGTTCAGCGCCAAGGTCGAGGACCAGGAAAACAAGATCGTCGCGGCCCGGGCCTTCGTCTCGACGACCGGCGCTCTCTACAAGCAGGGCGAGAAGGGTTACGAGCTCGTCGAGCCGAAGCCGCTGGAGGCCGAGTACGTCGCCAACGTCAGCCAGGTGCGTGCGACAGTCGACCCCGCCAAGGAAGAGGCGCTCGCCACTCACCTGAACGAAGACAGCTCCACCGTCGCGTTCCAGATCGAAGTCGACTGGACGGCGCCGGACAGCACCGAGAAGCACTCCACGCGCTCGATGGTCTTCGAGAGTGACCACGACACGATCGCAACGGCCGGCGAGGCCAAAGAGATCAAGTAGACATCGGCGTTGCGCCCGGCCAGCCGCGGCCGGGCGCAGCCACCCTTCCGGGGCAGCCTTTCGGGCGGCCCCTGCCCTTTCCGTCGGCACACCGCTAAGATGCCCCCCGGGGGTTCGGAGGGGAGCCTTGTCCAAGGACGCCAAGCCATACGTCGTGCTGATGGCCGACGACGACGAGGATGATCGCCTGCTGGCACGCGACGCCTTCGACGACTGCGGCGTGGACGTCGATCTTCGTTTCGTCGAGGACGGAGTCGAGCTGCTCGACTACCTGCACGCGCACGGACCCTGGACCGACTCTCCGCGCCCTTCGCTGATCATCCTCGATCTGAACATGCCCCGGAAGGACGGTCGCGAAGCGCTGGCGGCGATCAAGGAAAATCCTTCGCTCCGCCGCATCCCCGTCGTGGTCCTGACCACGTCGAAAGCCGAGGAGGACGTGCTGCGTAGCTACGATCTCGGCGTCAGCTCCTTCATCAGCAAGCCGGTCAGCTACGCGTCGCTGCTCGCGCTCGTACGCACGCTGTCGCACTACTGGTTCGAGACGGTGCGCCTGCCCGGGCACGCCCCCGCCAAATAGGAACGTTCAGGCTGCGGTAGTCACTGCGTCGGCCTCGGCCGGAAGCAGGATCGTGAACGACGCACCGTGGCCGGGGCTGCTCTCGGCCGTGATGCTGCCCTTGTGGCGCTCGACGATGCGCCGGACGATCGCAAGTCCGATGCCCGAGCCGCCGAACTCGCTGCGGCCGTGCAGTCGCTGGAACGGCGCGAAAATCCGCTCGGCGTGCTGCTGCTCGAAGCCGATCCCGTTGTCCTTGACGGTAATGCGCCAGCCCGGCGCGCC
Coding sequences within:
- a CDS encoding response regulator, with protein sequence MSKDAKPYVVLMADDDEDDRLLARDAFDDCGVDVDLRFVEDGVELLDYLHAHGPWTDSPRPSLIILDLNMPRKDGREALAAIKENPSLRRIPVVVLTTSKAEEDVLRSYDLGVSSFISKPVSYASLLALVRTLSHYWFETVRLPGHAPAK
- a CDS encoding nitroreductase family protein, encoding MDVLEAIRTCRAMRHLRPDPIPDQLLATVLEAATCAPSPGNSQGWDFVVVREDPVRHRLGTMLSDGVRPLLPPVPTDGDPARRRLLASAHHLVEHAGDVPVWILVCGRPVYPPAAPSKDWIGAAVYPAAQNLLLAARGVGLGATFTTWHMTCEKAVRNLLALPEDAHIAVTIPLGWPEKPFGPVRRRPLADVVHWNRW
- a CDS encoding amidohydrolase family protein; translated protein: MKGTDRRSRVPAWIAAAVVALALAGCAKPPPLVTRPASPPASVVFEHPSVFDVTTGTQTADQDVLVTGTTITAIGASGSLAVPAGSQHVDGRGATLVPGLVDSHGHVANSPAPPWLREFPDADRNLQSFLYCGVTTVLDPADLEPDAFQRREGVASGKLLGPTIFAAGPMLTAVGGHPIPVVDAIAPWWLRWYVKRHAVRPLASTDDVRKAIDELAADRADFVKLAIDAIPDGAPELAAPLAAAVVRMAHEKGLRVVAHVGSLADALEAGNAGVDAFMHMVYREPLDEESAAKIAAFGKPVVPTMGVFESYALTGTPRVPTPLERETADARILASFDKIPPGAISPEFEKYFGELKQNRQAWRKNVLLMHQKGITLLAGSDAQSGVFPGPGLHRELALLVEGGLTAAEALRAATWDPARFIEKTEDPSFGRVAVGKKADLLLVDGDPGRDVAALSKIRAVMKSGVVIERHAVAGN
- a CDS encoding SDR family NAD(P)-dependent oxidoreductase — translated: MGRLDGKTALITGSGSGIGAAMAKLFAGEGAHVVVCGDREGPLLETGAEIRAAGGSTESRVCDVTDEAALTALIRDVAARGRLDILVNNAFRMSASPIESMTTAAWKDSFSVALDAVFFATRAALPLMAAAGGGAILNISSTAGHAALAALAGYSSAKAALESFTRVAAIEGAAGNVRVNSLAPGCIATPGTLAAFPTEASRRAMDRLIPLGRFGQPAEIARAALFLVSDDASFVTGTCLIADGGQRASLGAPAIDEGFTH
- a CDS encoding LL-diaminopimelate aminotransferase is translated as MARINDNYLKLAAGYLFPEIGRRVRTFQDANPTAPIIRLGIGDVVLPLPKSICDAMHAAVDEMQTTSGFRGYGPEQGYDFLREAIAENEFRSRGAAIDADEIFISDGSKCDSGNIQEIFAADARIAVTDPVYPVYVDTNVMAGRTGKADASGRYEGLVYLPCTADNGFLPEPPKQKVDLVYLCFPNNPTGAVARRADLERWVEWARSNDAILLFDAAYEAFITGSDFPHSIYEIDGAREVAIEFRSYSKTAGFTGTRCAFVVVPRTLAGVAADGSRVDLHRLWNRRHTTKFNGVSYPIQRGAAAVYSDAGRREVRANIDYYMANARVIREGLGAAGLDCYGGVNAPYVWVRTPRGIGSWEFFDLLLTRAHVVGTPGAGFGACGEGYFRLSAFGLADQVREAVERVRRAVA